The DNA sequence GGATGATTGCTAGAAACCAAAGTAAATTGTTGGCATGAAAACAACAAATTTTTCCCTGCCACCGCCTTCAGACTGCTTGGTTGATGATTACCTGCCTGCTGAATGTTTAGTGTGTCTATTTGGTTTTTCTATCAGGAGGAGTAAAAATTCAGCAGAACCTGTGGTGAGTCAACCGATTCCTAGCTGTGCTGCTGCGTCCAGCATCACAACCATTGTATGTACCGGAGGCAACTGGTCCACTGGCCTGTTTGATGTTTGCAGTGACAAGACAGTATGTAAGAGCTGCAGTTTTTCCTTTTTAAGTTTCCTTTCAAAGCTGTATTCCTAGGTGTGCTTCTTGCTTAAGAACTTAATTAGTACTTTGCAGGATCTGTCCAAGATCCACccattcccagaattctttgcaagAATCCCAGAAACCACCAGCAGGCATGAGGTGACTTTCAAGAAATTTGTCACTGCTCCTCCACAGTCGACCTTCCAGCCACCTGTGGCGGAATATGTCTTTGTTCCCATGTTTGCCATATTCTTGTTGCCGTTTACTGTttgtccttcttcctcctcctcctcctcctcctccagttgaATTTGGCTTtgacatgcccgatctcgtctgatcttagaagctaagcagggttaggcctagttagtacttggatgggagaccacctaggaatactgggtgctgtaggcttataccatagtctttcgagactgaaggttgccaaccaccagctcATTGGACTGTGAAGCACACCAAGAGCAGGAAATTCAAAGAGCCTGTGGAACACTCAGTATCTATTCCAACAGGGGGTGAAACCTGGTTAAAAAGCAGGGCCCCACACCCTCTCTCCTGGGTGCAGTTGCCCTGCCTCTCATCCAAGCATTGGATACATTGTTGGGGGGTGTCTCCAGCTAGGTGTGGGTGTAAGGATGTAGAAACTGGGCTAGTTCTCATACTCAGGGCAAGGATGAATCAAGAACGCTGTGTTACTGTTTGCCTTATTTTCAGGTTCTCATTTTAACCTCTGTTCTGACCATTGGCCTTTTATCAAGTTGCCCAAGCAGTTGCTTCAGCCTTGCAAGTGTCTGGTTCTCTCCTCTGAATTTTTCTTCCATTGTTTTGTGTCATTCTAACCTGTTTTAAAGAAACTTCTTCTATTTTACCATTTGACTGGTTTGCTCTATCTTCCTAGACTGTCTACCTTCCACTATATAAAAAACACAGTCTgcatgtaaaataaataaataagtgcgaGCCAAGGGAAGTGGTAGCTCCATGCTAGGAATCCAAAGATTTTACAAATTCACTGGAGCCAGAAGGTACATTATTTCATGATTAGAGGAGCTGTCTGGTAATGCTTTTCCCTGATTAATTTGAGGTCTGAAGGAAGTAGGTTGAGGAGATGTACATGTCTACAGTCCCAATGGGTGCAGTCCTGGCTCCATCAAATGTGATTGAAAGTGATTCCTATTGACTTTGAATGGAGTCCGTTTCCACTCTAGCCATCCATCACAACAGAGCTTGAATGAAAAGTGGCCTCCTTTGTAGTCAACATGAGCGTGTAGCCCATCATGTCCATGCCTTTTGTATACTTGTGCTGTGCTTCTCTGAATCATGTGAATTATCTACAAAAGAGTGGTGGACAGAGACTCTTGACACATAGTGAGAAGCCGAGGAGAGCATCCTCCATGGCTCCAGTCAGCCTGATGAGTCTATGAATATTCCAGGTACATCCAGGCATCACGATTTGATTGCCATGTCCCTGTGGTTGTGCTTAATGACAGGTGCGTGTGGTTCGCTGTGCTGTCTGTGTCTGGAATGCAGTCTCGCAAGCCGCTATGGGGAGTGCTTTTGTTTCCCGCTGCTCCTGGGTTCCACCTTGGCATTAAGAGTTGGCACCAGAGAGAGACACAAAATACGAGTAAGTCTGTGCAAGTGTTATACTCGGCTCCTGTAGTGCACTGAGCCATGTGCATCAGCTCTTAGTCCTCTCTGACTCATTCCTTGAGGATGCCATCAATGTTGTTCAAAATCTGTCAATGTGAGAATCACTTCAGTGTGCTAATGCATGGTAATCAATAGCGATGAGTTGAAAAGTTTGTCATGTTAGCAAGGGTGAAAAGTTCAACTGGAATACAGCGTTCAAAACGCAGGGCTTCACAGCAAACATACCTGCAATTCTCCTCACTTTTCCAAGTCCCCCATCCCTGCTACTTATTTGGAAAAGAGCTCTCGTTCTGCAGGGTTAGTGCCTCTTTAATGTATTAAGCTCTTGAAATAGTCTTTCTGTTTAACATAGAGGAAAAGACAACAGGCAGAGGCGTTTTATAATGGCGTATCAACACCAATGGCATATCAAGACATATGATTTTAAAGTACTGGAGTAAAAAGAGCTCCATTTCCTATTACACAGAAGTGTATTATCTAGAAGTTCATATAGAGGAAATACATTCTCCACATAATCAGAAAGCAGAAGAAAGAAGATGACTATGGAATCTGTGTTGAAATCAACTGAAACGCATGACTTTCTGAAATATCCTGTCCTTTGAAATTTTAAATATCCTTTACATATCCTTTGAAATTAAGATTTCAAAggaaacgggcagcccaatcctacctaactccccaaaCAGTGGtccagccacaccaaaaaggtatgcactgcatcctgaggggagtttcaggtcctggagatctcctctgggtaagggaacatcctAAACTAAGTAAATAGAAAAGAGACTCATGAATGAACTTTGCTCTGCTGTGTGATCATTCATATAATTGcaagaagactttttttttaaatggatgagCAATGGCTCTGACTGTAAAGAGACAACAGTTATTAAAGTCCTGCCTTAAAGGGAACAGGAACTGATTGACTAAGATCTGGTTCAGGTTTGCTGTTGCCTTTGGAATGAACTGGAAACAAGTAATTACAGTTgcagaagaagcagatgcagagaaGGAATATTGCAGGGACAGTAGCCCTGGAAAGTCTCAAAAGTGCTTTTCCAATCCACTCTGGACAGGTTGGTGCTACATTTGCTTGTTAATTCAAAAAAGGTGCCACACATTCACTTGAATACACTGGAACACTGTAATACAGAGTGGACCATGTTGTCAGATGGCCTTAGTGCAAAACACAAGTAAACAAAAAGTGTCTATTCAACACTGAATTGGCTGATGTGGAAGCAGCCCATGATGTCTTAATTTGGGGGTGAACTAGTTTAGAGAGATTCTAACTGGATCAGTGCATGGCGACATGGATAATTGGTTGCTTAGTCATCCTGATGTGGTGAAGATCTCCTCCTATTTTCTCTCCAGGGAACGCTATGTGAAGACTGGATGGCAGTTCATTGCTGCTGGCCCTTTGCAGTCTGTCAAATTGCCCGAGAAATGAAGAGGAGACCTATATTCCAGGTGTATGAAGCACACGCATCTCCCCCTCCACCTGCAGTCCAAGGTTCCTTAGTATAAAacttagtaaaaaaaaacaaaaacattcagATGAGAATATGCAGTGATGGTGCTTCTTCCCATTTCCCCTGAAATATCAAGATTGATTATTTTTAGAAATAAACATGCAATAGTGCACGAGAGCTTTCTTCCTTGTGTCCTGTGAGACAGATGTGAGTGTTAAACTCTGCTGGAGTGGCAGGAGCCTGAACTCATGTCAGTCGCCAGAGCACTGCCATGCTAGTGTGGTTTACCAATTCTGGGCTTTCAAAGACCCATTAATCTGGATTTACTTAAGGCAGTGGatcttacacatttagcatccggacccactttttagaatgagaacctgtcaggactcaccggatgttgtgaccggaagtgacatcatcaagcaggaaaatttttagcaatcctaggctgcaatcctatccacacttacccaggagtcccatttactatcattgttaaaagaatatacatagtagcttgttaaaagtataggtctgttgtatttccccaaatgcagtcacataccatggtagcatcaaatctaatagattaaaaataaaacattgaaatgaatggggacccacctgaaattggctcacaacccacatagTGTGTCCCAACTGACAGGGCGGGCGGAGGCATACAGGGAGCAGGATGCGGGGCTgagacctggctgttatgctggatcccaaccccgttccccaaacAGCACGGAGTGGATgcaagcctctctgctctccttggacttatgccacctccggaggtggtgcaagtctgaggagacccattggggctttgatggcttacccaggtgtaaagggaagagtttcccttgcctccagctgagccactttgggccgctatcttgcactggatacaacgcagggtGGGGGCAACTTGTATGCCACCCCAAAcgtcttggaggaagggtggaatatgtaataaataataataataaataaaatacttcctACTATTTTTGCAAGGATGACTGAGATAATGTCTGTGATGGCTTCTGAACACCCCCAAGTGCTATTCAAATATTTGGTATTATTTCTTGGTAAAAATGAGCCAATGGACAATTGTATGCAATATTGACTTGTCTTTGAAGGCTGTTGATTGATACAGCTTCATGTGTGCTCATTCTGGATGTCCTTGGCACTACAAGAGTCTCCTTCCCTTTCCAGAACTATTGTGGAAGTTGCTCAGCAGGGAGTGCATGCTGTTTCTGGCTAcctacttcttttttttttttttttagtgtgtcattctaagctagtggttcccaaacttcttcaaCCAGCAGTTCCCTTGatttactgggccattggtcacaactccccattagggctacaatcctttacattgtatagggcagcaggtttttcacaacgattctgtggctcccctggctcatttccacggctccctggggaaccatggctcacagtttgggaatgatTGCTCTAAGCCTCTGCGTTCCCCTGTGTGAGAACTGTGAAGAACAACAAAGTACAAAGAAACAGAGGCATTAAGCAGTATTGCACTGTATGACATGTGCTTTGCACCTTGATGATAGGTAGCAGCAATCACTTTGCTCTCTAATTGGGAAAGATACCATGGTTCTGCCCATAAGCTGAAGGTGAAGTCGTAATGAACAGGAGAACTGGAAGAAAATGGAGCAAATTGGGAAAATAGGGGCAGATATCCTTGTTTTACCCATTAAAGGTTTCaatttttaaactattt is a window from the Tiliqua scincoides isolate rTilSci1 chromosome 2, rTilSci1.hap2, whole genome shotgun sequence genome containing:
- the PLAC8L1 gene encoding PLAC8-like protein 1, producing the protein MNSITYKVLSKADYGHKPKEPLDWRSKNSAEPVVSQPIPSCAAASSITTIVCTGGNWSTGLFDVCSDKTVCACGSLCCLCLECSLASRYGECFCFPLLLGSTLALRVGTRERHKIRGTLCEDWMAVHCCWPFAVCQIAREMKRRPIFQVYEAHASPPPPAVQGSLV